Within Aureibacillus halotolerans, the genomic segment GAGCGGTTGCAAACCACTCTTCCTCTGTCATCCGAAGGGCAGCTTGTACATCCTGTGTTAATGCGGAAGCCAAGTGGGCTTTCAAGGCGCCAGCACCTGCCTCAACAAGCTCTGCGGTTAATGCATCCATTGAGACCGGTTGGAAGGAAATGCACTGACACCTCGAAATAATTGTATCAAGCAACCGAGACGGTCTATCTGTCAAAAGCACAGCGATTGTCTGTTGACCAGGCTCTTCAAGAAATTTTAACAGACTGTTGGCGGCTTGCACCGTCAGGAGATGGGCCTGCCGGATCATATAAAACTTGTATCCTGCCTCCATGCTCGTATACGTAAATTCCTTTTGTAACGCGCGAATTTGGTCAATTTTTATAGACGCTCCATCAGGTGAAAGCACATGGAGGTCCGGGTGGTTACCCGAGCGAACTCTTTTACAGTCCGGGCAAGATCCACATGGCTCAACACCGGTTTTATGATGACAAAATAAGCTCATCGCAAAAACCATGGCTGTATCTTCTTTCTTAGCCCCCTGAGGCCCTTGAAAGACATACGCATGCGAGAGCCGGCTTCGTCGCATGCTGCTTGTCAGTAACTGGGAAGCCTTTGGCTGTGTTTTTGATACGTCCTTCCATGACATCATTGCAACTCATCCTATAGCTTTTTAGTATTGTACGAACTTTTCGATCGGAAGCACGAACACCGTTGCACCGCCTACCTCCACCTCAATGGGGTAGGGAACATACGAATCTGTATTGCCACCCATTGGAGAAATCGGCGACATAAACTGCTCGCGAGATTGACAATTCTCACGGATCACATGCAGCACCTTATCTACCTTCTCATCGTCAACCCCGATCATGAAGGTCGTATTTCCTGACCTCAAGAAACCACCGGTGCTTGCAAGCTTTGTTGCACGGAACTTCGCCTCAACCAACCCTTCCATCAAACGAGCGCTATCATCATCTTGTACAACAGCCATTATTAATTTCATCAGGGTTCCTCCTTATCGGATTGAATGGTAATACGTAAGAAAATCCGTTTTAACGTTCGTATGGATTTCATCGATAGACTTCGTCGCATCCACTTTTAAGACGCGACTGGCATCCTTTTCAGCAATACGCTGAAAAGCCTCATACACACGCTGATGGTAGGCAAGGTCCCTTGCCTCAATTCGGTCAAGATGAATGCCGGCGCGGGCATTTAAACGACCACGACCTTCTTCTGCTGAAACCATCATCATATAAGTACGATCTGGCACCAGCTGGCGAGTCGCAAAACGATTGATTGATAAAATCGCGTCTAGGTCACCTGGCAGTCCCGATCCTTGATAAGCGACCGACGCATCAACAAAACGATCACACAACACTACTTTTCCTTCATTTAGCGCGGGCATAATGACTTCATGGACATGCTGTGCTCTTGAAGCAGCATACAGTAAAATTTCCGTTTCCATTTTCATCTCGCCATACGCTGGATCCAGTAAAATGCCACGAACAGCATCGCCAATCGCCGTGCCTCCCGGCTCACGAGTAACAATGCTTTCTATGCCCATCTCTGCTAACAATGTATGCAAAAGCTGTAACTGCGTGCTTTTTCCTGAGCCATCTGGTCCTTCAAATGTGAGAAAAAACCCTTTCATAAAAAACGCTCCTCTATCAACATCACCTGACCCGAACGAGCAAGGCTTATCTTAATCTTTCGTAAAAACGAGTAGTCCTACGTCTTTCACATCGTGATTTCCTTGGAAGTGAGCGTGTAGATCAATCAGCTGCTGTAGCTTTTCTAAATGTGCTGTCGTTATCCTCTCACCTCGAGCAATCAGAGGGATGCCTGGCGGATAAGGAACAACGCTCTCCGCAGCAATCCACCCTTCTGCAGCAGTAACAGGCACACTGGTTTCTTTATATGCTCTTAAAGCGTGATAGCTCATTGAAAAAGCGCTCACGTTAGGGATGGGAACCTGGAGGGACTTATTACCTCCAGACAGCCTTTGCAGCCCTCGTACACTGTTCACAGCCCGTTGA encodes:
- the holB gene encoding DNA polymerase III subunit delta', coding for MMSWKDVSKTQPKASQLLTSSMRRSRLSHAYVFQGPQGAKKEDTAMVFAMSLFCHHKTGVEPCGSCPDCKRVRSGNHPDLHVLSPDGASIKIDQIRALQKEFTYTSMEAGYKFYMIRQAHLLTVQAANSLLKFLEEPGQQTIAVLLTDRPSRLLDTIISRCQCISFQPVSMDALTAELVEAGAGALKAHLASALTQDVQAALRMTEEEWFATARNVVIQLEKAIADHSGEALAIVQEDWVPLAKDMENPSLLFDILLLWYRDLLMVHSGQTNRLFFPDQQECLERQSLRQSKAKTAAHVAVILETKRHLEANANMQLLVEQLVFRLQEG
- a CDS encoding cyclic-di-AMP receptor; its protein translation is MKLIMAVVQDDDSARLMEGLVEAKFRATKLASTGGFLRSGNTTFMIGVDDEKVDKVLHVIRENCQSREQFMSPISPMGGNTDSYVPYPIEVEVGGATVFVLPIEKFVQY
- the tmk gene encoding dTMP kinase, with protein sequence MKGFFLTFEGPDGSGKSTQLQLLHTLLAEMGIESIVTREPGGTAIGDAVRGILLDPAYGEMKMETEILLYAASRAQHVHEVIMPALNEGKVVLCDRFVDASVAYQGSGLPGDLDAILSINRFATRQLVPDRTYMMMVSAEEGRGRLNARAGIHLDRIEARDLAYHQRVYEAFQRIAEKDASRVLKVDATKSIDEIHTNVKTDFLTYYHSIR